A portion of the Gadus macrocephalus chromosome 10, ASM3116895v1 genome contains these proteins:
- the lnx2b gene encoding ligand of Numb protein X 2b, protein MTEPKTAAGGSPAAALAWARVCKECGQQHEGQDNHLYEYQDEVDDELVCHICLQPLLRPMDTPCGHTYCFFCLSNFLKEQDFCPVDRLRLQLHQCRPSSLLVRNLLDKLMVLCPHSEECPQQMQRCELMPHLHNRCPVFKKLKEEAERRKKPSWKEVKGRNGEVEACAESKLPAAPSRTSTREHSDPGLINPAYEESEEDTGALRSSLVAEANTVELFRDEPEDDLGLRIVGGKDTPLGNIVIQEIVRDSLAARDGRLAPGDHILEVNDSSLAAVPHSRAIAVLRQPCSVLRLTVLQEKGFKPRAEPHPTTAVGPVVTTGPQGSPGNAASAPHHGAVVQVMLVKRDRGEPLGIKLIRKSEESGVFILDLLVGGLAAKDGKLRNNDKVLAINGQDLRHGTPETAAQIIQASEVRVNFVVMRSTEAQEEADGGGGEGRSGRGSRRVPEQQYFRRHSTFLKDPPSGFSSQEKTVSLKKEPRLSLGITIAGGRDCRCRLPLYITSVQPVGCLHRDGTIKTGDVLLSINGVDLTQLSYAEAVSVLKAQAAQGQVVLRALQTTAEEADAEDGGGSGDEAEAHESAHDDDLNWTPPWTSWLGLPSNMHWCRDIVLLKTNNDSWGFSIVGGYEESRGQQPFFIKTIVPGTPAHFDGRLKCGDEIVAVNGATTVGMNNSSLIPMLKLQKNKVTLTVVSWPGSLA, encoded by the exons ATGACGGAGCCCAAGACCGCCGCCGGCGGGAGTCCCGCGGCGGCGCTGGCGTGGGCGCGCGTGTGCAAGGAGTGCGGCCAGCAGCACGAGGGCCAGGACAACCACCTGTACGAGTACCAGGACGAGGTGGACGACGAGCTGGTGTGCCACATCTGCCTGCAGCCGCTGCTCCGGCCCATGGACACCCCGTGCGGCCACACCTACTGCTTCTTCTGCCTCAGTAACTTCCTGAAGGAGCAGGACTTCTGCCCCGTGGACCGGCTGAGGCTGCAGCTGCACCAGTGCCGGCCCTCCAGCCTGCTGGTGCGGAACCTGCTGGACAAGTTGATGGTGCTCTGCCCCCACAGCGAAGAGTGCCCCCAGCAGATGCAGCGCTGCGAGCTGATGCCTCACCTGCACAACAG ATGTCCTGTTTTCAAGAAGTTGAAagaagaggcagagaggaggaagaagccCTCCTGGAAAGAGGTCAAGGGGCGCAATGGGGAGGTGGAGGCGTGCGCGGAAAGCAAACTTCCAGCGGCTCCGTCCAGAACGTCGACTCGAGAGCACTCCGACCCTGGCCTGATCAACCCAGCCTACGAGGAGAGCGAAGAAG ACACGGGCGCCCTGAGGTCCAGCCTGGTGGCGGAGGCCAACACGGTGGAGCTGTTCCGGGACGAGCCCGAGGACGACCTGGGCCTGCGCATCGTGGGAGGGAAGGACACCCCGCTGGGGAACATCGTCATCCAGGAGATCGTCCGCGACTCCCTGGCGGCGCGTGACGGGCGGCTGGCCCCTGGGGACCACATCCTGGAG GTGAACGACAGCAGCCTGGCCGCCGTGCCGCACTCCAGGGCCATCGCCGTCCTGCGGCAGCCCTGCTCCGTGCTGCGGCTCACCGTCCTGCAGGAGAAGGGCTTCAAGCCCCGCGCCGAGCCCCACCCTACCACCGCCGTCGGCCCCGTCGTCACCACGGGCCCCCAGGGGTCTCCCGGCAACGCCGCCTCGGCGCCCCACCACGGCGCGGTCGTCCAGGTGATGCTGGTCAAGCGGGACCGCGGCGAGCCCCTCGGGATCAAGCTCATCCGCAAGTCGGAGGAGAGCGGGGTCTTCATCCTGGACCTGTTGGTGGGGGGGCTGGCCGCCAAGGACGGCAAGCTGAGGAACAACGACAAGGTGCTGGCCATCAACGGCCAGGACCTGAGGCACGGCACGCCCGAGACCGCGGCCCAGATCATCCAG GCCAGCGAGGTGCGTGTGAACTTTGTGGTGATGAGGTCCACCGAGGCCCAAGAGGAAGCGGACggcggtgggggagaggggaggtctGGACGGGGGTCCCGACGAGTGCCGGAACAGCAGTACTTCAGACGCCACTCCACCTTCCTGAAG GACCCTCCCAGTGGCTTCTCCAGCCAGGAGAAGACGGTGAGCCTGAAGAAGGAGCCCAGGCTGTCTCTGGGCATCACCATCGCCGGGGGGCGGGACTGCCGCTGCCGCCTGCCCCTCTACATCACCAGCGTCCAGCCGGTGGGCTGCCTGCACCGGGACGGCACCATCAAGACCG GTGACGTCCTGCTGAGCATCAACGGCGTGGACCTGACCCAGCTGAGCTACGCCGAGGCGGTGTCGGTGCTGAAGGCCCAGGCGGCCCAGGGCCAGGTGGTGCTGCGGGCGCTGCAGACCACCGCCGAGGAGGCGGACGCGGAggacggcggcggcagcggcgacgaGGCGGAGGCGCACGAGAGCGCCCACGACGACGACCTCAACTGGACCCCGCCCTGGACCAGCTGGCTGGGTCTGCCCAG TAACATGCACTGGTGCCGCGACATCGTCCTCCTGAAGACCAACAACGACAGCTGGGGCTTCAGCATCGTGGGGGGGTACGAGGAGAGCCGCGGCCAGCAGCCCTTCTTCATCAAGACCATCGTGCCCGGCACGCCCGCTCACTTCGACGGACGCCTCAA ATGTGGCGATGAGATCGTAGCGGTGAACGGAGCGACCACGGTTGGCATGAACAACTCCTCTCTGATCCCCATGCTGAAGCTTCAGAAGAACAAAGTCACACTCACCGTGGTGTCCTGGCCAGGGAGCCTCGCCTAA